Proteins encoded in a region of the Triplophysa dalaica isolate WHDGS20190420 chromosome 10, ASM1584641v1, whole genome shotgun sequence genome:
- the LOC130430504 gene encoding interferon-induced protein 44-like isoform X1, whose translation MLRMASLTSTLTEEQKQRLRALLGDVELTLLYKASVHGYHASAFHQLCDHQGPTLLVAHNHSGFIFGGYTSVDYTQSGQNITDDKAFLFNVPKHGGNPTTIKVNSGGYARLDDSGGPNFGHLLVFCYKNRPFLSNGLGFGYNKYLYGTFNFNPATLYGNDTQLAECEIYKVTRSKSVIIKKVVSQVSADQVKEKQWRNVLWTVEQKQELMKCIKNYKPLQSSVNRVRILMIGPVGAGKSSFFNSINSIFMRRMTNKAMAGSSGTSLTTQFRTFPVKDGREGKPLPFVLCDTMGLEEQSGAGLDIEDISSILQGLIPDRYQFNPMAPFHPNEQKAIRSLQERIHCVVYIVDATKVSLMSSKLEEKLAAIRKKVNSLGVPQIVLMTKVDEACPLVEEDLQKVYISSYIKTKVQEVSSRLGVPVSCVLPVKNYSQELELNLSCDVLLLTALQQMLNYAEDYLDDAGAI comes from the exons ATGTTAAG GATGGCTTCCCTCACTTCTACTTTAACTGAAGAGCAAAAACAGCGTCTCCGTGCTTTACTGGGTGATGTTGAACTGACTCTTCTCTACAAAGCTTCTGTTCATGGATATCATGCTTCAGCCTTCCACCAGCTCTGTGACCACCAGGGACCAACCCTACTTGTAGCCCACAACCACTCAGGCTTCATCTTTGGAGGATATACTAGTGTAGATTATACTCAAAGTGGACAGAACATTACTGATGACAAGGCTTTCCTGTTCAACGTGCCTAAGCATGGTGGGAACCCTACAACAATAAAAGTTAACAGTGGAGGTTACGCACGTCTTGATGACTCTGGAGGGCCCAACTTTGGCCATCTTCTGGTCTTTTGCTATAAAAACAGACCATTTTTATCTAATGGTTTAGGATTTGGgtataacaaatatttgtatggTACTTTCAATTTTAATCCAGCAACACTGTATGGAAATGACACTCAGCTTGCTGAATGTGAGATCTACAAAGTGACGCGGAGTAAGTCAGTCATCATAAAAAAAG TTGTCTCTCAGGTCAGTGCAGATCAGGTTAAGGAGAAGCAGTGGAGGAACGTTCTGTGGACAGTCGA ACAAAAACAAGAGCTTATGAAATGCATCAAGAACTATAAACCCCTGCAGTCCTCCGTGAACCGAGTTCGAATCCTAATGATCGGTCCTGTAGGTGCTGGAAAATCAAGTTTCTTTAACTCCATCAACTCCATCTTCATGAGACGCATGACGAACAAAGCCATGGCGGGATCATCAGGCACCAGTCTCACCACACAG TTTCGCACATTTCCAGTGAAAGATGGGCGTGAGGGAAAGCCGTTACCATTTGTGTTGTGTGACACTATGGGACTTGAGGAGCAGTCGGGTGCAGGTCTGGATATTGAAGACATCAGCAGCATTCTTCAAGGTCTCATACCAGACCGATATCAA TTCAACCCCATGGCACCATTTCATCCCAATGAGCAAAAGGCCATCAGATCTCTACAGGAGAGGATTCATTGTGTGGTTTACATCGTGGATGCCACCAAAGTCTCCCTCATGTCCAGCAAACTGGAGGAAAAACTCGCTGCCATACGCAAGAAAGTGAACTCACTTG GCGTTCCTCAGATCGTCTTGATGACTAAAGTAGATGAAGCGTGTCCTCTGGTGGAGGAGGATCTTCAAAAAGTGTACATCAGTTCCTACATTAAGACAAAG GTACAGGAGGTCAGCTCTCGGCTGGGTGTTCCTGTGTCTTGTGTGTTACCCGTGAAGAACTACAGTCAGGAGCTGGAGCTCAACCTCAGCTGTGATGTTCTGCTTCTCACTGCTCTACAGCAGATGCTCAACTACGCTGAAGACTATTTGGATGATGCTGGTGCCATTTAG
- the LOC130430506 gene encoding interferon-induced protein 44-like isoform X2 yields MRKIHIRKYTDSLSMANLISNLSNEQKQQLCALLGDVELTLLYKASVHGYDASAFHQRCDRQGPTLVVAYNYSSYVFGGYTSVDYTQSGQWITDDKAFLFNVTKHGGNPLTIKVNSGCYARLDDSEGPNFGQQLLFCYNSQPTIYYQVYRSGSFSLNPSTLYGNDTQLSECEVYKVTQTVSQVADKPWRNVLWNEKQKQELMKSIRNYKPLESSVNRIRILTIGPVGAGKSSFFNSINSIFMGRMTSKAMAGSSGTSLTTQFRTYPVKDGREGKPLPFVLCDTMGLEEQSGAGLDIEDISSILQGLIPDRYQFNPVAAFHPNEQKASRSAPLQERIHCVVYIMDTTKVSLMSSKLEEKLAAIRKKVNSLGVPQIVLMTKVDEACPLVEEDLEKVYISSYIKTKVQEVSSRLGVPVSCVLPVKNYSQEMELNLSCDVLLLTALQQMLNYAEDYLDDVDAS; encoded by the exons ATGCGAAAG ATACATATAAGAAAATATACCGATAGCCTCAGCATGGCTAACCTAATTTCTAACTTATCTAATGAACAAAAACAGCAGCTCTGTGCTTTACTGGGTGATGTTGAGCTGACTCTTCTCTACAAAGCTTCTGTTCATGGATATGATGCTTCAGCCTTCCACCAGCGCTGTGACCGCCAGGGACCAACTTTAGTTGTAGCTTACAACTACTCAAGCTACGTCTTTGGAGGATATACTAGTGTAGATTATACTCAAAGTGGACAGTGGATTACTGATGACAAGGCTTTCCTGTTCAACGTTACTAAGCATGGTGGGAACCCTTTAACCATTAAAGTTAACAGTGGATGTTACGCACGTCTTGATGACTCAGAAGGGCCCAACTTTGGCCAACAGCTGTTATTTTGCTATAACAGCCAACCAACTATATATTATCAAGTTTATCGATCAGGTTCTTTTAGTTTGAATCCTTCAACACTGTATGGAAACGACACTCAACTGAGTGAATGTGAGGTCTACAAAGTGACACAGA CTGTCTCTCAGGTTGCGGATAAGCCATGGAGGAATGTTCTGTGGAATGAAAA ACAAAAACAAGAGCTTATGAAGAGCATCAGGAACTACAAACCCCTGGAGTCCTCAGTGAACCGTATCCGAATCCTAACGATTGGTCCTGTAGGTGCTGGAAAATCCAGTTTCTTCAACTCCATCAACTCCATCTTTATGGGTCGCATGACCAGCAAAGCCATGGCGGGATCATCAGGCACCAGTCTCACCACACAG TTTCGCACATATCCAGTGAAAGATGGCCGTGAGGGAAAGCCGTTACCATTTGTGTTGTGTGACACTATGGGACTTGAGGAGCAGTCGGGTGCAGGTCTGGATATTGAAGACATCAGCAGCATTCTTCAAGGTCTCATACCAGACCGATATCAA TTCAATCCGGTTGCAGCATTTCATCCTAACGAGCAAAAGGCGTCTAGATCTGCACCTCTACAGGAGAGGATTCATTGTGTGGTTTACATCATGGACACCACCAAAGTCTCCCTCATGTCCAGCAAACTGGAGGAAAAACTCGCTGCCATACGCAAAAAAGTGAACTCACTTG GCGTTCCTCAGATCGTCTTGATGACTAAAGTAGATGAAGCGTGTCCTCTGGTGGAGGAGGATCTTGAAAAGGTTTACATCAGTTCCTACATTAAGACAAAG GTACAGGAGGTCAGCTCTCGGCTGGGTGTTCCTGTGTCTTGTGTGTTACCCGTGAAGAACTACAGTCAGGAGATGGAGCTCAACCTCAGCTGTGATGTTCTGCTTCTCACTGCTCTACAGCAGATGCTCAACTACGCTGAAGACTATTTGGATGATGTCGATGCCAGTTAG
- the LOC130430506 gene encoding interferon-induced protein 44-like isoform X1, with protein sequence MRKQIHIRKYTDSLSMANLISNLSNEQKQQLCALLGDVELTLLYKASVHGYDASAFHQRCDRQGPTLVVAYNYSSYVFGGYTSVDYTQSGQWITDDKAFLFNVTKHGGNPLTIKVNSGCYARLDDSEGPNFGQQLLFCYNSQPTIYYQVYRSGSFSLNPSTLYGNDTQLSECEVYKVTQTVSQVADKPWRNVLWNEKQKQELMKSIRNYKPLESSVNRIRILTIGPVGAGKSSFFNSINSIFMGRMTSKAMAGSSGTSLTTQFRTYPVKDGREGKPLPFVLCDTMGLEEQSGAGLDIEDISSILQGLIPDRYQFNPVAAFHPNEQKASRSAPLQERIHCVVYIMDTTKVSLMSSKLEEKLAAIRKKVNSLGVPQIVLMTKVDEACPLVEEDLEKVYISSYIKTKVQEVSSRLGVPVSCVLPVKNYSQEMELNLSCDVLLLTALQQMLNYAEDYLDDVDAS encoded by the exons ATGCGAAAG cagATACATATAAGAAAATATACCGATAGCCTCAGCATGGCTAACCTAATTTCTAACTTATCTAATGAACAAAAACAGCAGCTCTGTGCTTTACTGGGTGATGTTGAGCTGACTCTTCTCTACAAAGCTTCTGTTCATGGATATGATGCTTCAGCCTTCCACCAGCGCTGTGACCGCCAGGGACCAACTTTAGTTGTAGCTTACAACTACTCAAGCTACGTCTTTGGAGGATATACTAGTGTAGATTATACTCAAAGTGGACAGTGGATTACTGATGACAAGGCTTTCCTGTTCAACGTTACTAAGCATGGTGGGAACCCTTTAACCATTAAAGTTAACAGTGGATGTTACGCACGTCTTGATGACTCAGAAGGGCCCAACTTTGGCCAACAGCTGTTATTTTGCTATAACAGCCAACCAACTATATATTATCAAGTTTATCGATCAGGTTCTTTTAGTTTGAATCCTTCAACACTGTATGGAAACGACACTCAACTGAGTGAATGTGAGGTCTACAAAGTGACACAGA CTGTCTCTCAGGTTGCGGATAAGCCATGGAGGAATGTTCTGTGGAATGAAAA ACAAAAACAAGAGCTTATGAAGAGCATCAGGAACTACAAACCCCTGGAGTCCTCAGTGAACCGTATCCGAATCCTAACGATTGGTCCTGTAGGTGCTGGAAAATCCAGTTTCTTCAACTCCATCAACTCCATCTTTATGGGTCGCATGACCAGCAAAGCCATGGCGGGATCATCAGGCACCAGTCTCACCACACAG TTTCGCACATATCCAGTGAAAGATGGCCGTGAGGGAAAGCCGTTACCATTTGTGTTGTGTGACACTATGGGACTTGAGGAGCAGTCGGGTGCAGGTCTGGATATTGAAGACATCAGCAGCATTCTTCAAGGTCTCATACCAGACCGATATCAA TTCAATCCGGTTGCAGCATTTCATCCTAACGAGCAAAAGGCGTCTAGATCTGCACCTCTACAGGAGAGGATTCATTGTGTGGTTTACATCATGGACACCACCAAAGTCTCCCTCATGTCCAGCAAACTGGAGGAAAAACTCGCTGCCATACGCAAAAAAGTGAACTCACTTG GCGTTCCTCAGATCGTCTTGATGACTAAAGTAGATGAAGCGTGTCCTCTGGTGGAGGAGGATCTTGAAAAGGTTTACATCAGTTCCTACATTAAGACAAAG GTACAGGAGGTCAGCTCTCGGCTGGGTGTTCCTGTGTCTTGTGTGTTACCCGTGAAGAACTACAGTCAGGAGATGGAGCTCAACCTCAGCTGTGATGTTCTGCTTCTCACTGCTCTACAGCAGATGCTCAACTACGCTGAAGACTATTTGGATGATGTCGATGCCAGTTAG
- the LOC130430504 gene encoding interferon-induced protein 44-like isoform X2 — MMASLTSTLTEEQKQRLRALLGDVELTLLYKASVHGYHASAFHQLCDHQGPTLLVAHNHSGFIFGGYTSVDYTQSGQNITDDKAFLFNVPKHGGNPTTIKVNSGGYARLDDSGGPNFGHLLVFCYKNRPFLSNGLGFGYNKYLYGTFNFNPATLYGNDTQLAECEIYKVTRSKSVIIKKVVSQVSADQVKEKQWRNVLWTVEQKQELMKCIKNYKPLQSSVNRVRILMIGPVGAGKSSFFNSINSIFMRRMTNKAMAGSSGTSLTTQFRTFPVKDGREGKPLPFVLCDTMGLEEQSGAGLDIEDISSILQGLIPDRYQFNPMAPFHPNEQKAIRSLQERIHCVVYIVDATKVSLMSSKLEEKLAAIRKKVNSLGVPQIVLMTKVDEACPLVEEDLQKVYISSYIKTKVQEVSSRLGVPVSCVLPVKNYSQELELNLSCDVLLLTALQQMLNYAEDYLDDAGAI, encoded by the exons at GATGGCTTCCCTCACTTCTACTTTAACTGAAGAGCAAAAACAGCGTCTCCGTGCTTTACTGGGTGATGTTGAACTGACTCTTCTCTACAAAGCTTCTGTTCATGGATATCATGCTTCAGCCTTCCACCAGCTCTGTGACCACCAGGGACCAACCCTACTTGTAGCCCACAACCACTCAGGCTTCATCTTTGGAGGATATACTAGTGTAGATTATACTCAAAGTGGACAGAACATTACTGATGACAAGGCTTTCCTGTTCAACGTGCCTAAGCATGGTGGGAACCCTACAACAATAAAAGTTAACAGTGGAGGTTACGCACGTCTTGATGACTCTGGAGGGCCCAACTTTGGCCATCTTCTGGTCTTTTGCTATAAAAACAGACCATTTTTATCTAATGGTTTAGGATTTGGgtataacaaatatttgtatggTACTTTCAATTTTAATCCAGCAACACTGTATGGAAATGACACTCAGCTTGCTGAATGTGAGATCTACAAAGTGACGCGGAGTAAGTCAGTCATCATAAAAAAAG TTGTCTCTCAGGTCAGTGCAGATCAGGTTAAGGAGAAGCAGTGGAGGAACGTTCTGTGGACAGTCGA ACAAAAACAAGAGCTTATGAAATGCATCAAGAACTATAAACCCCTGCAGTCCTCCGTGAACCGAGTTCGAATCCTAATGATCGGTCCTGTAGGTGCTGGAAAATCAAGTTTCTTTAACTCCATCAACTCCATCTTCATGAGACGCATGACGAACAAAGCCATGGCGGGATCATCAGGCACCAGTCTCACCACACAG TTTCGCACATTTCCAGTGAAAGATGGGCGTGAGGGAAAGCCGTTACCATTTGTGTTGTGTGACACTATGGGACTTGAGGAGCAGTCGGGTGCAGGTCTGGATATTGAAGACATCAGCAGCATTCTTCAAGGTCTCATACCAGACCGATATCAA TTCAACCCCATGGCACCATTTCATCCCAATGAGCAAAAGGCCATCAGATCTCTACAGGAGAGGATTCATTGTGTGGTTTACATCGTGGATGCCACCAAAGTCTCCCTCATGTCCAGCAAACTGGAGGAAAAACTCGCTGCCATACGCAAGAAAGTGAACTCACTTG GCGTTCCTCAGATCGTCTTGATGACTAAAGTAGATGAAGCGTGTCCTCTGGTGGAGGAGGATCTTCAAAAAGTGTACATCAGTTCCTACATTAAGACAAAG GTACAGGAGGTCAGCTCTCGGCTGGGTGTTCCTGTGTCTTGTGTGTTACCCGTGAAGAACTACAGTCAGGAGCTGGAGCTCAACCTCAGCTGTGATGTTCTGCTTCTCACTGCTCTACAGCAGATGCTCAACTACGCTGAAGACTATTTGGATGATGCTGGTGCCATTTAG
- the LOC130430507 gene encoding interferon-induced protein 44-like, producing the protein MASLTSCLTHELKQQLCALLGDVELTLLYKASDHEFDASAFHVRCDYQGPTLLVAYNCDGYIFGGYTSVEYAQSGRKIVDDKAFLFSFPFNGVRPVITIKVKRGKVARVDDSEGPNFGQQLYFCASDLPYLRDKGQTRNSSFSFDSATLYGDETELSECEVYKVTHRHVQNPWRNVLWTAAQKQELLKSIKNYKPPESSMIRVRILMIGPVGAGKSSFFNSINSIFMGRMTSKAMAGSSGTSLTTHFRTYPVKDGREGKPLPFVLCDTMGLEEQSGAGLDIEDISSILQGLIPDRYQFNPVASFLNPNEQKVIRPASLQERIHCVVYIMDTTKISLMSSKLEEKLAAIRIKVNSLGVPQIILMTKVDEACPLVEEDLQKVYVSSYIKTKVQEVSSRLGVPVSCVLPVKNYSQELELNLSCDVLLLTALQQMLNYAEDYLDDVSVIE; encoded by the exons ATGGCTTCCCTTACGTCTTGTTTAACACATGAACTAAAACAGCAGCTCTGTGCTTTGCTGGGTGATGTTGAACTGACTCTTCTCTACAAAGCTTCTGACCATGAATTTGATGCTTCAGCCTTCCACGTTCGCTGTGACTATCAGGGTCCAACTTTACTTGTAGCTTATAACTGTGATGGCTACATCTTTGGAGGATATACTAGTGTAGAATATGCTCAAAGTGGGAGGAAGATTGTCGATGACAAGGCTTTCCTGTTCAGCTTTCCTTTTAATGGTGTTAGACCTGTCATCACCATCAAAGTGAAAAGGGGAAAAGTGGCACGTGTGGATGACTCCGAAGGGCCCAACTTTGGCCAACAGTTGTACTTTTGCGCAAGTGATCTACCATATCTACGTGATAAAGGACAGACGAGAAATAGTTCTTTCAGTTTTGATTCTGCAACGCTGTATGGAGACGAGACTGAACTCAGTGAATGTGAAGTGTACAAAGTGACTCACC GTCATGTCCAGAACCCGTGGAGGAACGTTCTGTGGACTGCTGC acaaaaacaAGAGCTTCTGAAGAGCATCAAGAACTATAAACCCCCAGAGTCCTCTATGATCCGGGTTCGAATCCTCATGATTGGTCCTGTAGGTGCTGGAAAGTCCAGTTTCTTCAACTCCATCAACTCCATCTTCATGGGTCGCATGACCAGCAAAGCCATGGCAGGATCATCTGGCACCAGTCTCACCACACAC TTTCGCACATATCCAGTGAAAGATGGGCGTGAGGGAAAGCCGTTACCATTTGTGTTGTGTGACACTATGGGACTTGAGGAGCAGTCGGGTGCAGGTCTGGATATTGAAGACATCAGCAGCATTCTTCAAGGTCTCATACCAGACCGATATCAA TTCAATCCGGTGGCATCGTTTTTGAATCCTAATGAGCAAAAGGTCATCAGACCTGCTTCTCTACAGGAGAGGATCCATTGTGTGGTTTACATCATGGACACCACCAAAATCTCCCTCATGTCAAGCAAACTGGAGGAAAAACTCGCTGCAATTCGCATAAAAGTGAACTCACTTG GTGTTCCTCAAATCATCTTGATGACTAAAGTAGATGAAGCGTGTCCTCTGGTTGAGGAGGATCTTCAAAAAGTTTACGTCAGTTCCTACATTAAGACAAAG GTACAGGAGGTCAGCTCTCGGCTGGGTGTTCCTGTGTCTTGTGTGTTACCCGTGAAGAACTACAGTCAGGAGCTGGAGCTCAACCTCAGCTGTGATGTTCTGCTTCTCACTGCTCTACAGCAGATGCTCAACTACGCTGAAGACTATTTGGATGATGTCAGTGTCATCGAGTAA
- the LOC130430504 gene encoding interferon-induced protein 44-like isoform X3, with the protein MASLTSTLTEEQKQRLRALLGDVELTLLYKASVHGYHASAFHQLCDHQGPTLLVAHNHSGFIFGGYTSVDYTQSGQNITDDKAFLFNVPKHGGNPTTIKVNSGGYARLDDSGGPNFGHLLVFCYKNRPFLSNGLGFGYNKYLYGTFNFNPATLYGNDTQLAECEIYKVTRSKSVIIKKVVSQVSADQVKEKQWRNVLWTVEQKQELMKCIKNYKPLQSSVNRVRILMIGPVGAGKSSFFNSINSIFMRRMTNKAMAGSSGTSLTTQFRTFPVKDGREGKPLPFVLCDTMGLEEQSGAGLDIEDISSILQGLIPDRYQFNPMAPFHPNEQKAIRSLQERIHCVVYIVDATKVSLMSSKLEEKLAAIRKKVNSLGVPQIVLMTKVDEACPLVEEDLQKVYISSYIKTKVQEVSSRLGVPVSCVLPVKNYSQELELNLSCDVLLLTALQQMLNYAEDYLDDAGAI; encoded by the exons ATGGCTTCCCTCACTTCTACTTTAACTGAAGAGCAAAAACAGCGTCTCCGTGCTTTACTGGGTGATGTTGAACTGACTCTTCTCTACAAAGCTTCTGTTCATGGATATCATGCTTCAGCCTTCCACCAGCTCTGTGACCACCAGGGACCAACCCTACTTGTAGCCCACAACCACTCAGGCTTCATCTTTGGAGGATATACTAGTGTAGATTATACTCAAAGTGGACAGAACATTACTGATGACAAGGCTTTCCTGTTCAACGTGCCTAAGCATGGTGGGAACCCTACAACAATAAAAGTTAACAGTGGAGGTTACGCACGTCTTGATGACTCTGGAGGGCCCAACTTTGGCCATCTTCTGGTCTTTTGCTATAAAAACAGACCATTTTTATCTAATGGTTTAGGATTTGGgtataacaaatatttgtatggTACTTTCAATTTTAATCCAGCAACACTGTATGGAAATGACACTCAGCTTGCTGAATGTGAGATCTACAAAGTGACGCGGAGTAAGTCAGTCATCATAAAAAAAG TTGTCTCTCAGGTCAGTGCAGATCAGGTTAAGGAGAAGCAGTGGAGGAACGTTCTGTGGACAGTCGA ACAAAAACAAGAGCTTATGAAATGCATCAAGAACTATAAACCCCTGCAGTCCTCCGTGAACCGAGTTCGAATCCTAATGATCGGTCCTGTAGGTGCTGGAAAATCAAGTTTCTTTAACTCCATCAACTCCATCTTCATGAGACGCATGACGAACAAAGCCATGGCGGGATCATCAGGCACCAGTCTCACCACACAG TTTCGCACATTTCCAGTGAAAGATGGGCGTGAGGGAAAGCCGTTACCATTTGTGTTGTGTGACACTATGGGACTTGAGGAGCAGTCGGGTGCAGGTCTGGATATTGAAGACATCAGCAGCATTCTTCAAGGTCTCATACCAGACCGATATCAA TTCAACCCCATGGCACCATTTCATCCCAATGAGCAAAAGGCCATCAGATCTCTACAGGAGAGGATTCATTGTGTGGTTTACATCGTGGATGCCACCAAAGTCTCCCTCATGTCCAGCAAACTGGAGGAAAAACTCGCTGCCATACGCAAGAAAGTGAACTCACTTG GCGTTCCTCAGATCGTCTTGATGACTAAAGTAGATGAAGCGTGTCCTCTGGTGGAGGAGGATCTTCAAAAAGTGTACATCAGTTCCTACATTAAGACAAAG GTACAGGAGGTCAGCTCTCGGCTGGGTGTTCCTGTGTCTTGTGTGTTACCCGTGAAGAACTACAGTCAGGAGCTGGAGCTCAACCTCAGCTGTGATGTTCTGCTTCTCACTGCTCTACAGCAGATGCTCAACTACGCTGAAGACTATTTGGATGATGCTGGTGCCATTTAG
- the LOC130430504 gene encoding interferon-induced protein 44-like isoform X4, translating into MLRMASLTSTLTEEQKQRLRALLGDVELTLLYKASVHGYHASAFHQLCDHQGPTLLVAHNHSGFIFGGYTSVDYTQSGQNITDDKAFLFNVPKHGGNPTTIKVNSGGYARLDDSGGPNFGHLLVFCYKNRPFLSNGLGFGYNKYLYGTFNFNPATLYGNDTQLAECEIYKVTRIVSQVSADQVKEKQWRNVLWTVEQKQELMKCIKNYKPLQSSVNRVRILMIGPVGAGKSSFFNSINSIFMRRMTNKAMAGSSGTSLTTQFRTFPVKDGREGKPLPFVLCDTMGLEEQSGAGLDIEDISSILQGLIPDRYQFNPMAPFHPNEQKAIRSLQERIHCVVYIVDATKVSLMSSKLEEKLAAIRKKVNSLGVPQIVLMTKVDEACPLVEEDLQKVYISSYIKTKVQEVSSRLGVPVSCVLPVKNYSQELELNLSCDVLLLTALQQMLNYAEDYLDDAGAI; encoded by the exons ATGTTAAG GATGGCTTCCCTCACTTCTACTTTAACTGAAGAGCAAAAACAGCGTCTCCGTGCTTTACTGGGTGATGTTGAACTGACTCTTCTCTACAAAGCTTCTGTTCATGGATATCATGCTTCAGCCTTCCACCAGCTCTGTGACCACCAGGGACCAACCCTACTTGTAGCCCACAACCACTCAGGCTTCATCTTTGGAGGATATACTAGTGTAGATTATACTCAAAGTGGACAGAACATTACTGATGACAAGGCTTTCCTGTTCAACGTGCCTAAGCATGGTGGGAACCCTACAACAATAAAAGTTAACAGTGGAGGTTACGCACGTCTTGATGACTCTGGAGGGCCCAACTTTGGCCATCTTCTGGTCTTTTGCTATAAAAACAGACCATTTTTATCTAATGGTTTAGGATTTGGgtataacaaatatttgtatggTACTTTCAATTTTAATCCAGCAACACTGTATGGAAATGACACTCAGCTTGCTGAATGTGAGATCTACAAAGTGACGCGGA TTGTCTCTCAGGTCAGTGCAGATCAGGTTAAGGAGAAGCAGTGGAGGAACGTTCTGTGGACAGTCGA ACAAAAACAAGAGCTTATGAAATGCATCAAGAACTATAAACCCCTGCAGTCCTCCGTGAACCGAGTTCGAATCCTAATGATCGGTCCTGTAGGTGCTGGAAAATCAAGTTTCTTTAACTCCATCAACTCCATCTTCATGAGACGCATGACGAACAAAGCCATGGCGGGATCATCAGGCACCAGTCTCACCACACAG TTTCGCACATTTCCAGTGAAAGATGGGCGTGAGGGAAAGCCGTTACCATTTGTGTTGTGTGACACTATGGGACTTGAGGAGCAGTCGGGTGCAGGTCTGGATATTGAAGACATCAGCAGCATTCTTCAAGGTCTCATACCAGACCGATATCAA TTCAACCCCATGGCACCATTTCATCCCAATGAGCAAAAGGCCATCAGATCTCTACAGGAGAGGATTCATTGTGTGGTTTACATCGTGGATGCCACCAAAGTCTCCCTCATGTCCAGCAAACTGGAGGAAAAACTCGCTGCCATACGCAAGAAAGTGAACTCACTTG GCGTTCCTCAGATCGTCTTGATGACTAAAGTAGATGAAGCGTGTCCTCTGGTGGAGGAGGATCTTCAAAAAGTGTACATCAGTTCCTACATTAAGACAAAG GTACAGGAGGTCAGCTCTCGGCTGGGTGTTCCTGTGTCTTGTGTGTTACCCGTGAAGAACTACAGTCAGGAGCTGGAGCTCAACCTCAGCTGTGATGTTCTGCTTCTCACTGCTCTACAGCAGATGCTCAACTACGCTGAAGACTATTTGGATGATGCTGGTGCCATTTAG